One window of Paenibacillus albicereus genomic DNA carries:
- the lipA gene encoding lipoyl synthase yields MSTRAPKPKLPKPEWLKIKLQTDGHYAELKDMMRSKTLHTVCEEARCPNIYECWANRTATFMILGDICTRACRFCAVKTGLPTELDLQEPERVAEAAEQMGLRHCVVTSVARDDLKDGGASIFAATIKAIRARLPLCSVEVLIPDFLGNEESLRIVMDAKPDILNHNIETVERLSDRVRAKAKYKRSIELLRRAKEMAPSIPTKSSIMLGVGEEYEEIIASMDDLRAVDVNILTLGQYLQPSPNHLAVARYVHPDEFKQLKEDGLARGFSHVESGPMVRSSYHAHEQVKSAAGAASGA; encoded by the coding sequence ATGAGCACCAGAGCTCCCAAACCGAAACTGCCGAAGCCGGAATGGCTCAAGATCAAGCTTCAGACCGATGGCCATTATGCCGAGCTCAAGGATATGATGCGTTCCAAGACGCTGCACACCGTATGCGAGGAGGCGCGCTGCCCCAACATTTACGAATGCTGGGCCAACCGCACCGCGACATTCATGATTCTAGGCGACATCTGCACGCGCGCGTGCCGATTCTGCGCCGTCAAGACCGGCCTGCCGACCGAGCTGGACCTGCAGGAGCCGGAACGGGTGGCGGAGGCGGCCGAGCAGATGGGCCTGCGCCACTGCGTCGTTACTTCCGTCGCGCGCGACGATCTCAAGGATGGAGGAGCCTCGATCTTCGCCGCGACGATCAAGGCGATCCGGGCCCGGCTGCCGCTTTGCAGCGTGGAGGTGCTCATTCCCGACTTCCTCGGCAACGAGGAGTCGCTCCGGATCGTGATGGACGCGAAGCCCGACATTCTCAACCATAACATCGAGACGGTCGAGCGGCTGTCCGACCGGGTGCGCGCCAAGGCGAAGTACAAGCGCTCGATCGAGCTGCTGCGGCGGGCCAAGGAGATGGCTCCCTCCATCCCGACCAAGTCGAGCATCATGCTCGGCGTCGGCGAGGAATACGAGGAGATCATCGCCTCGATGGACGACCTGCGCGCGGTCGACGTCAACATCTTGACGCTCGGCCAGTACTTGCAGCCGTCTCCGAACCATCTGGCGGTGGCGCGCTACGTCCATCCGGACGAGTTCAAGCAGCTGAAGGAAGACGGGCTCGCCCGGGGCTTCAGCCACGTGGAGTCCGGTCCGATGGTGCGCAGCTCGTACCATGCGCATGAGCAGGTCAAATCTGCAGCAGGAGCGGCATCGGGAGCATGA
- a CDS encoding RrF2 family transcriptional regulator has translation MNSEFTIAVHSLVYLASRPDRMATSDSIARNVNTHPSRIRKVMSLLRKQGYIGTKEGIGGGYLLERLPEQTTLAEIYRATSFGSIKPGWCSGGEQGDCLIACRMAAVMDEIFTDTEAKLLQHLEGMTIRDVLQRVKAEETTT, from the coding sequence ATGAACAGCGAATTTACGATTGCGGTCCACAGCTTGGTCTATTTGGCCAGCCGGCCCGATCGGATGGCGACGAGCGATTCCATCGCCCGCAACGTGAACACCCATCCGTCGCGGATCCGCAAAGTGATGAGCTTGCTTCGCAAGCAGGGATATATCGGAACCAAGGAAGGCATCGGCGGCGGCTACCTGCTGGAGCGCCTGCCGGAGCAGACGACGCTGGCCGAGATTTACCGGGCGACGTCGTTCGGCTCGATCAAGCCGGGCTGGTGCTCCGGCGGCGAGCAAGGCGACTGCTTGATCGCCTGTCGCATGGCCGCGGTGATGGATGAAATCTTCACGGACACGGAGGCCAAGCTGCTCCAGCATCTGGAGGGCATGACGATCCGAGACGTGCTGCAGCGCGTGAAGGCGGAGGAGACGACGACCTGA
- the yunB gene encoding sporulation protein YunB, producing the protein MARWGKRRAAWRLPALPMRPVRRMRLSRSSSTPGSRSAGRLLPSRPRRAAPWAGDPARPRQRRRRRRRWVLLTVALLLGLGTVNGYFYLERKLQPPLMRIAQLKVKQIMTEAINKAITDQVASDAKLESLIDWKMDASGKVSGFMMNYNEHMKITAQTIQTVQHTLQESENFREGVPIGQALDSALLASFGPRVPIRFEPIGDAKVELSTRQKDAGINMILVEVYMRIHTELSVVIPFNAASQTVDTEIPISYLMVVGDVPMYYYDGKGKPIGDSAAAAPALTLPPPSGEGAAGADPGGSGANGTEREQGEGP; encoded by the coding sequence ATGGCGAGATGGGGAAAAAGGCGTGCCGCATGGCGGCTGCCGGCGCTGCCGATGCGGCCGGTCCGCAGGATGAGGCTGTCCCGGTCCTCCTCCACTCCGGGCAGCAGGAGCGCGGGACGGCTGCTTCCGTCGCGGCCGCGCCGCGCGGCTCCATGGGCCGGAGATCCTGCGCGGCCGCGCCAGCGCCGGCGTCGGCGCCGCCGCTGGGTGCTGCTGACGGTCGCGCTGCTGCTGGGACTCGGGACGGTCAACGGCTACTTTTACCTCGAGCGCAAGCTGCAGCCGCCGCTCATGCGGATCGCCCAGCTCAAGGTGAAGCAGATCATGACGGAGGCGATCAACAAAGCGATTACCGATCAGGTCGCCTCAGACGCCAAGCTCGAAAGCCTGATCGACTGGAAGATGGACGCCTCCGGCAAGGTCAGCGGCTTCATGATGAATTACAACGAGCATATGAAGATCACGGCGCAGACGATCCAGACGGTGCAGCATACGCTGCAGGAAAGCGAGAACTTCCGCGAGGGCGTGCCGATCGGGCAAGCGTTGGACAGCGCGCTGCTCGCCTCCTTCGGCCCGCGCGTGCCGATCCGGTTCGAGCCGATCGGCGACGCCAAGGTCGAGCTGAGCACGAGGCAGAAGGATGCCGGCATCAACATGATTCTGGTCGAGGTCTACATGCGCATCCATACGGAGCTGTCGGTCGTCATTCCGTTCAACGCGGCGTCGCAGACGGTCGATACGGAAATTCCGATCTCCTACCTGATGGTCGTCGGCGACGTGCCGATGTACTACTACGACGGCAAAGGCAAGCCGATCGGCGACAGCGCGGCCGCGGCGCCCGCGCTTACGCTCCCTCCGCCTTCGGGAGAAGGAGCCGCCGGAGCCGACCCGGGCGGGAGCGGCGCGAACGGGACGGAACGCGAACAAGGAGAGGGCCCGTGA
- a CDS encoding M23 family metallopeptidase — translation MKKWMALAFAAMLAGTWLGPSAHAAPADAKEAGAPEQRRAAYGQMALLTGLDWEQVAALDQYERTLRKARPKTRPKLGSWAGLYVSTEQWSGMTNPDSDDRDPASIRFFGGIGRDGDGDGKADRSSDIDLLYAQASAVARFGSSPDDFSIGVWEFYHNQRAVQRINQFSLLYRTFGRLDLDGSAFPVPVGTDYSYRSTWGTARGWGGHRTHEGTDIFAGYGLPVRSTCFGVIENMGWNAYGGWRIGIRDADNRYHYYAHLSGFDKSLRSGMTVEPGRTIGWVGSSGYGKPGTSGKFPPHLHYGIYRDRGMIEWAFDPYPLLRQWEKAEYKAKKAKSRR, via the coding sequence ATGAAGAAATGGATGGCTCTGGCGTTCGCCGCGATGCTGGCCGGCACCTGGCTCGGGCCGTCGGCGCATGCGGCTCCCGCAGACGCGAAGGAGGCCGGGGCTCCGGAGCAGCGCCGCGCCGCCTACGGCCAGATGGCCCTCTTGACCGGCCTGGACTGGGAGCAGGTCGCCGCGCTGGATCAATACGAGCGCACGCTTCGCAAAGCCCGGCCGAAAACGAGGCCCAAGCTCGGCTCCTGGGCGGGCCTGTACGTTTCGACGGAGCAGTGGAGCGGCATGACCAATCCCGACTCCGACGACCGCGACCCGGCATCGATCCGGTTTTTCGGCGGCATCGGCCGCGACGGCGACGGCGACGGCAAGGCCGATCGGAGCAGCGACATCGACCTGCTTTATGCCCAGGCTTCGGCCGTGGCGCGCTTCGGCAGCTCGCCGGACGACTTTTCGATCGGCGTCTGGGAGTTCTATCACAACCAGCGCGCCGTTCAGCGCATCAATCAGTTCTCCTTGCTCTATCGGACATTCGGCAGGCTCGATCTGGACGGCAGCGCTTTTCCCGTGCCGGTCGGAACGGACTATTCCTATCGCAGCACCTGGGGGACGGCGCGCGGATGGGGCGGACACCGGACGCATGAGGGAACCGATATTTTTGCCGGCTACGGCCTGCCGGTGCGCAGCACCTGCTTCGGCGTCATCGAGAACATGGGCTGGAACGCGTACGGCGGCTGGCGCATCGGCATCCGCGATGCGGACAACCGATACCATTACTACGCCCATCTGTCCGGCTTCGACAAATCGCTGCGCAGCGGCATGACGGTCGAGCCCGGCCGCACGATCGGCTGGGTCGGCAGCTCCGGGTACGGCAAGCCCGGCACATCCGGCAAGTTTCCGCCCCATCTCCATTACGGCATCTACCGGGATCGCGGCATGATCGAATGGGCCTTCGATCCGTACCCGCTGCTTCGTCAGTGGGAAAAGGCGGAGTACAAGGCGAAGAAGGCGAAAAGCCGCCGCTAG